CGTCCACACAGGCACACGATGTCCCCACCATAGACTCCGACTGATGCACCAGTCGCGCTTTTCGCCGAGCCAATCGAGATAGCTTTTGGCGTAGCGAGGTGGCGTAATCTTAATTTTTCCGTCGGTCACAACACCCATGACCCATTGTGCCAATCGTTTTTTACTCCCATCCTTTGCGGTAAAATCTTTGTCCATCGCGACGAACCATTGATCGGCCAAGTACGGCTCGATCGGCGTTTTGGAGCGGTCAGAATGGGCCAAATCTATCTCGCGGTTTTCGCGATCGGTTTCCGGATTGTGCAATTTTTGTTCAATCAAATCAGCCACCACGGCTTCGCGGGCTTTCGTGTGCATTTTCAGGCCGCGATATTTTTCCGGCACGGCATCGTTCAGCAAGCCATCGGGATTCATGATGTTGATGGCACCGATTTCTTTGTGCCGTTGCCAAACTTGATAATCGTTTTCGTCGTGGGCCGGCGTAATTTTCACGCAGCCGGAGCCGAGTTCGGGCTTGGCCCACATGTCTGCAATCAGCGGAATTTCGCGCTCGGCCAGCGGCAGCCGCAGCTTGCGGCCGGCCAGAGCCATGTCGCGCAGTTTGAGCAGCGTCGGCAGTACGGTTTGGCGGCGATTGGCAAGATCGTCAAGCTGTTTTTGAATATCGGTCTTTTCTTTCGCTGATGCGGCGGCGAGTTTCTCTCGCAGTTCGCGCTCTACTTTATCCAAGGCCGCAGCCGGATCGGGATGGACTGCCACGGCGGTGTCGCCCAGCATGGTTTCCGGGCGCGTGGTGGCGATGGTCACGAACTGTGGTTCGTCGCTCGCAGCTTTGCCCGCCAGCGGAATCACCGGGTAGCGGATGTGCCAGAAGTGGCCTTTCACGGTTTCGTGATACACTTCGTCGTCGGCCACGGCGGTTTGCAAATGCGTGTCCCAATTCACCAGCCGCTTGCCGCGGAAGATCAGCCCATCTTTGAACATTTGGAAAAACGTGTGGCGGACCGCCCGGGCGCACATTTCGTCCAGTGTGAACCGGGTTCGCCGCCAATCGCAACTGAAGCCCATCTGCTTGAACTGCTCCAGAATGCGGGCACCGTATTTTTCCTTCCACTCCCAAATGCGCTGCAAGAGATTTTTCCGCGCTTCATCGACTGTGCTGCCTAAGTCATGTCGTGTTTTCTTTTCCTCTTCAAACAGCCGCCGTTCCACCACCGCTTGCGTGGCGATGCCGGCGTGGTCGGTGCCGGGCATCCACAGGGTGTTGTAACCCTGCATCCGCTTGAAGCGGATGATGATGTCTTGCAGCGTGTTGTTCAGCGCGTGGCCCAGATGGAGCGCGCCGGTGACGTTGGGGGGCGGAATGACGATGGTGAAGGGTTGGCGGCCGGCACCGGCGATACCATCGCCGGCTTTGTGGGCGGATGGCGGGTCGCTGTTGAAGTAGCCGCGGGATTCCCAAAATTGGTACCAGCGCTCTTGCGCGGCGGCGTGATCGTACTGCTTGGGAAGCTCTTCGGCGGCGGAAGTGGGCGTGGTCATGCAAAAATTCGGCGTGGTTTGCACAGGGCGAACGGTGAAAACCGATCATTATGGCCGACCCAAGCAAAATCGGCCAGCCGAGGTTGAAACATCGTCACTGGCCATGCGGTCGAAAGCGGCCGGCGCTAAGCGATGGTCGCTTGCTCATCTTTGCACAGCTTGTATTCGATGGCGTCGACCAAGGCTTTCCAACTGGCTTCGATAATGTTTTCGCTCACGCCCACGGTGCCCCAGACATCGCGCTGGTCGCGGCTTTCGATGGTCACGCGCACTCCGGCGGCGGTGCCGGCCTCGCTGTTAATCACGCGGACTTTGTAATCGACAAGGCTCATCTGGCGCAGGTTCGGGAATGAGCCGTTCAAGGCTTTACGTAGGGCGGCATCGAGGGCGTTCACCGGGCCGTCTCCCTCGGCCACTTCGTGGCGGAGTTTTTCGCCCACGCGGAGCTTGACTGTAGCTTCGGTGTGGAGCGGGGAAGAGTGAGGGGTGAGGAGTGAGGGGTGAAAGGTGAGTGAGGATGTATCATCAGATTCGACGGAAACGTGGTATTTGAGCGTCTCGAAATGGGGTTGAAATGTGCCGGCGGCGCGGCGGACGAGCAAATCGAACGACGCTTCGGCCGCTTCGAATTGATAACCCTTGTTTTCCAGCGACACCACCTGTGCCAGAATTTGGTCCATCAGCTCGCGGTTGTCTTGCAAATTGTATTTGGTCGTCAGAGCCACGATGTTGGAGCGGCCTGACAGCTCGCTGACTAAAATCCGGCGCTCGTTGCCGACCGTTTGCGGCGAGATGTGCTCGTAACTATTGGCCACCCGGGCTACGGCGTGCACGTGCATGCCGCCTTTGTGAGCGAAGGCGCTTTGGCCGACAAACGGCTGATTAGTACGGTAATTCATGTTCGCCAGATCGTACACATAGCGCGACAGCTCGGTCAGGCGTTTCGATCCACCGGCGCATAACACCTCGTAGCCCAATTTTTTGACGGCCAAATTCGC
This window of the Pirellulales bacterium genome carries:
- the cimA gene encoding citramalate synthase; the encoded protein is MRRIQIYDTTLRDGSQGEGVNFSLQDKLLITQRLDELGFDFVEGGYPLSNEKDAQFFQRVQALKLQHAQVCAFGMTRRKGVKPEQDPGMKALLDSGAKTVTIVGKTSAFHVTEVLRVSLEENLAMIRETVKYLRDCGRQIIYDAEHFFDGWKLDPNYAAQTVRAAAEAGAKLVVMCDTNGGSMPEEIAELTKAAQAALDVPVGIHTHNDCDLAVANSLAAVAAGAVQVQGTINGVGERCGNADLISVCANLAVKKLGYEVLCAGGSKRLTELSRYVYDLANMNYRTNQPFVGQSAFAHKGGMHVHAVARVANSYEHISPQTVGNERRILVSELSGRSNIVALTTKYNLQDNRELMDQILAQVVSLENKGYQFEAAEASFDLLVRRAAGTFQPHFETLKYHVSVESDDTSSLTFHPSLLTPHSSPLHTEATVKLRVGEKLRHEVAEGDGPVNALDAALRKALNGSFPNLRQMSLVDYKVRVINSEAGTAAGVRVTIESRDQRDVWGTVGVSENIIEASWKALVDAIEYKLCKDEQATIA